A genomic window from Labrus bergylta chromosome 7, fLabBer1.1, whole genome shotgun sequence includes:
- the pgghg gene encoding protein-glucosylgalactosylhydroxylysine glucosidase — protein sequence MSGESDPYIFSTDTLPSDLRFLPPLANGLLGWRVFNNIMHMGGVYNGEAGRCHRADVPCPLAVRVDIKEPAQHTYSLDTHTGVFTHTMSSASVTVSQSLYSHRYYSNLMVMEVLLVRQVTSEEPITVNLVSSYTPQSKDIVFQSGPDYKGGSHIQGKTTSAEIPGGSCPEVHLIWTPVPSSLTLLPEQSQARWGFILIVANSLDTAEACFDEGLNLMSTGNLRPSHEKAWKELWLQSQVEVVGSESLCKALIGCLFYLLSAFPSIHDTSSSFGGVSPGGLSNGGDGQDYWGHVFWDQDIWMYPGIALFYPKLARAVLEYRVGTIDGAKDNAQRQGYKGLKFPWESAVSGREVCPEDIYGQQEIHINGDVTLAFQHYLYLTGDISMFTEGRGREVVFGVADYWVSRVTYKPEDQKYHLLGVMPPDEYYYNVNDSVYTNTVAKFSLQFAVELAALLQHPAPKEWQEVAENLKIPFNEESQYHPEYDGYIKGHPVKQADAVMLGYPLGLPMSLEVRKNDLEAYEPVTDPNGPAMTWGMFAIGWLELGEAEKAHVLLEKCFSNIQGPFQVWSESSDGSGAVNFLTGMGGFLQAVLFGYTGFRVQRECLAFSPLLPKDISELYVRGVGYLGCQMDWLLRKDEICIILREQASNATSYDLHVVLKGSGTKIPLIRGQPVTFPREPGYVCKTASPSPCWPF from the exons ATGTCTGGTGAATCAGACCCTTACATCTTCTCCACGGACACCTTACCCAGTGACCTCCGCTTCCTCCCTCCACTGGCAAATGGGCTGCTGGGATGGAGGGTGTTCAACAACATCATGCACATGGGTGGTGTGTACAATGGGGAGGCTGGCCGCTGTCACCGAGCTGATGTCCCCTGTCCTTTAGCTGTGAGAGTTGATATAAAGGAACCAGCCCAGCACACCTACagcctggacacacacacag GCGTTTTTACTCACACAATGAGCTCAGCAAGCGTAACTGTGTCACAGTCTTTGTATTCACACCGATACTACTCCAACCTGATGGTGATGGAGGTCCTGCTGGTGCGTCAGGTGACGTCAGAGGAGCCAATCACTGTTAATCTGGTCAGTTCGTACACACCTCAGAGCAAAGACATTGTTTTTCAATCTGGACCTGATTACAAAGGCGGAAg CCACATCCAGGGAAAGACAACCAGTGCTGAGATCCCAGGAGGTTCCTGTCCTGAAGTGCACCTGATCTGGACACCGGTACCCTCCTCTTTGACACTGCTTCCAGAGCAGAGTCAGGCCCGCTGGGGCTTTATCCTGATCGTGGCCAACAGTTTAGACACAGCTGAGGCCTGTTTTGACGAGGGTCTGAATCTGATGTCGACTGGTAACCTTCGTCCTTCCCACGAGAAGGCCTGGAAGGAACTGTGGCTGCAGAGCCAGGTGGAGGTGGTTGGTTCAGAGAGCCTCTGCAAGGCTCTGATTGGGTGCTTGTTCTACCTCCTCAGCGCCTTCCCCTCCATACATGACACCTCTAGTTCCTTTGGTGGGGTAAGTCCAGGTGGACTGTCTAATGGTGGGGATGGTCAGGACTACTGGGGCCATGTCTTCTGGGACCAG GACATTTGGATGTATCCTGGCATAGCCCTTTTCTATCCAAAGCTGGCGCGAGCTGTGCTGGAGTATAGGGTGGGGACAATAGATGGTGCAAAAGACAACGCCCAAAGGCAGGGCTATAAG GGACTTAAGTTCCCATGGGAGAGTGCTGTGTCAGGGAGGGAGGTGTGTCCGGAGGACATCTATGGGCAACAGGAGATTCACATCAATGGGGACGTGACCCTGGCCTTCCAACACTATCTCTACCTCACTGGG GACATATCCATGTTCACAGAGGGCAGGGGCAGGGAGGTGGTATTTGGTGTGGCTGATTATTGGGTTTCCAGAGTCACATATAAACCTGAGGACCAAAAATACCATCTCTTGG GTGTCATGCCTCCTGATGAGTACTATTACAATGTCAACGACTCTGTTTACACCAACACAGTGGCCAAATTCAG TTTACAGTTTGCTGTCGAGCTGGCTGCCCTCCTCCAACATCCTGCACCAAAGGAGTGGCAAGAAGTGGCAGAAAACCTCAAAATACCTTTTAACGAAGAATCCCAGTACCATCCTGAGTATGACGGCTACATCAAAG GGCATCCAGTGAAACAGGCAGATGCAGTGATGTTGGGCTATCCTCTTGGATTGCCAATGTCCCTAGAGGTCAGGAAAAATGACCTTGAAGCGTATGAGCCAGTGACAGACCCTAATGGTCCGGCCATGACATGG GGTATGTTTGCAATTGGCTGGCTGGAGCTGGGGGAGGCAGAGAAAGCTCATGTTTTGCTAGAGAAGTGCTTCAGCAACATCCAGGGACCATTCCAG GTATGGAGTGAATCATCAGATGGATCAGGTGCTGTTAACTTTCTCACTGGTATGGGAGGATTCTTGCAAGCTGTGCTGTTTGGTTACACTGGCTTCAG agtTCAGAGGGAGTGCCTGGCTTTTTCTCCACTTCTCCCCAAGGACATTTCTGAGCTCTACGTCCGTGGAGTAGGCTACTTGGGCTGTCAGATGGACTGGCTGCTGAGAAAAGATGAAATCTGCATCATACTGAGGGAACAGGCCAGCAATGCTACATCCTATGATCTACATGTGGTCTTGAAGGGATCAGGAACTAAAATCCCTCTCATCCGAG gTCAGCCTGTAACTTTTCCTCGAGAGCCTGGATATGTTTGCAAAACAGCTTCACCGTCTCCCTGTTGGCCTTTCTGA